The Rhododendron vialii isolate Sample 1 chromosome 6a, ASM3025357v1 genome includes a window with the following:
- the LOC131328627 gene encoding uncharacterized protein LOC131328627 has protein sequence MEDPAVLLCRRADKSVAIILSQNLDFESLVSKLSHKWKDLTQGCFEISYTLDGHPNCDVDCDEDLIALRTLATKFRIGRIDVFVHDLTGSNTSLNARECGDRSSSSLNVRGSGELISEIDNGSEMTLSLYDQERKQLKSDAWRIAIKGVDQVFVGGAVAFRDSLSKYSLFHGFQYIYAKNDAETVKARCRTLHCTWFVKAKVEKPSGLFRIKELMNEHSCGAASLSTSSSHSSSGLIGRIFSEDIRLSLSKRPVDVRKELKKDYGIDVTYRRAWMGVEKARSFVYGDYTKSFKELTWFVNSFKASNPDSACDLECDEARRFKRLFVGFATCKHGFKFCLPLLFLDGTFLKGTHKGCLLAACAKDGNRGLYPICVAIVDSENSENWHWFMLKLRDFLDFDKEVVFISDRHEGLLRAVESVFPSSPHSYCLLHLKANLKKHMGGLPTKKKKHIVALFHRCACAANVQECDKLLSKLKQDGGVKITEFLSRLENEHWCHPYFPGKRYGELTSNLVEYFNNWIRKERRLPITQLVDKIRLKLMDQMCDRKELAAKWKTVICPKWDKKLVELFGLSKTWNVVRSNGDLYEVQSDPSVGVDIARRSCSCGDWQLNMFPCVHGVCALKKSKKDLNDYMERCFFSESYREAYSKCINPVPRIWQNVDLDAANDILLPPLCKRPPGRPRTERIPSTGAKTRKVTCSRCGQVGYACFVPVLSLSMSGYVMKVVTIFNFRMAAADDSEAYSAMLDAFAKEQGFASAGYLVMEAQPNIWPPLCTNDVSATGRNAPL, from the exons ATGGAGGATCCTGCTGTATTGTTGTGCAGGCGGGCCGATAAAAGTGTTGCTATCATTTTGTCACagaatttggattttgagtcATTGGTTAGCAAGTTGTCTCACAAATGGAAGGATTTGACTCAAGGTTGCTTTGAAATATCTTATACCCTAGATGGTCATCCAAACTGTGATGTTGACTGTGATGAAGATTTGATTGCTTTACGTACTTTAGCAACAAAGTTTAGAATTGGTCGTATTGATGTTTTTGTTCATGACTTGACTGGATCTAATACTAGTTTGAATGCTAGAGAGTGTGGTGATAGATCTAGTTCTAGTTTGAATGTAAGAGGGTCTGGTGAGTTGATATCTGAAATTGACAATGGTTCTGAGATGACATTGTCGTTATATGATCAAGAAAGGAAGCAGTTGAAGTCAGATGCTTGGCGCATTGCGATTAAGGGAGTTGATCAGGTGTTTGTTGGTGGTGCTGTTGCTTTCCGTGACTCTTTAAGCAAGTATTCGTTATTTCATGGCTTTCAATACATTTATGCTAAGAATGATGCTGAGACTGTGAAAGCACGTTGTCGTACATTGCATTGCACATGGTTTGTGAAGGCCAAGGTAGAGAAGCCAAGTGGACTGTTTAGGATAAAAGAGTTGATGAATGAGCATTCTTGTGGGGCTGCATCGTTGTCGACTAGTAGTTCTCATAGTAGTTCTGGTTTGATAGGCAGAATATTTTCAGAAGATATTCGGTTGAGTCTGTCGAAACGTCCCGTGGATGTTAGGAAGGAGTTAAAGAAAGACTATGGGATAGATGTGACTTATCGAAGAGCATGGATGGGTGTTGAGAAGGCTAGAAGTTTTGTGTATGGGGATTATACAAAATCATTTAAGGAATTAACATGGTTTGTGAATTCCTTTAAGGCTTCAAATCCTGATAGCGCATGTGACTTAGAGTGCGATGAGGCCCGGCGTTTCAAGAGATTGTTTGTCGGGTTTGCAACTTGCAAGCATGGGTTTAAATTCTGTCTAcctcttttgtttcttgatgGAACTTTTTTGAAGGGAACTCACAAAGGATGCTTGCTCGCTGCTTGTGCTAAAGATGGCAACCGAG GTCTATATCCCATTTGTGTCGCTATTGTCGATTctgaaaattcagaaaattgGCACTGGTTTATGTTGAAGTTGAGagattttttggattttgataaGGAAGTAGTGTTTATATCTGATCGCCATGAAGGGTTGTTACGAGCTGTAGAATCTGTTTTCCCGTCTTCACCCCATTCGTATTGTCTACTTCATCTTAAAGCCAATTTAAAGAAGCATATGGGGGGGTTAcccacaaaaaagaagaaacatatTGTGGCCTTATTCCATAGGTGTGCTTGTGCAGCAAATGTACAAGAGTGTGACAAGCTTTTGAGTAAACTCAAGCAAGATGGCGGAGTAAAAATTACTGAATTTCTGTCAAGATTAGAAAATGAACATTGGTGTCATCCTTATTTCCCAGGAAAAAGATATGGTGAGTTGACTTCCAATCTTGTTGAGTACTTTAATAATTGGATTAGAAAGGAGCGTCGATTGCCAATAACTCAACTTGTTGATAAGATTAGACTAAAGTTAATGGACCAAATGTGTGATAGGAAGGAGTTGGCAGCAAAGTGGAAAACTGTTATTTGTCCAAAATGGGACAAGAAGTTGGTTGAGTTGTTTGGTCTATCGAAGACATGGAATGTAGTTAGGTCAAATGGAGATTTATATGAAGTGCAGTCTGATCCGTCAGTTGGTGTTGACATTGCGCGTCGTAGTTGTTCTTGTGGAGATTGGCAGCTAAACATGTTCCCGTGCGTTCATGGTGTTTGTGCATTGAAGAAAAGTAAGAAGGACTTAAATGATTACATGGAACGTTGCTTCTTCTCTGAATCTTATCGTGAGGCGTATTCGAAATGCATCAATCCTGTACCTAGGATTTGGCAGAATGTTGATCTTGATGCTGCTaatgatattcttcttcctccaCTGTGCAAGAGACCTCCGGGACGACCTCGGACAGAAAGGATACCATCAACAGGAGCAAAGACCAGAAAAGTTACTTGTAGCAGGTGCGGACAGGTTG GATATGCCTGTTTTGTGCCTGTTTTATCGCTCTCCATGTCTGGGTATGTCATGAAAGTGGTGACCATTTTTAACTTCAGAATGGCTGCTGCTGATGATTCCGAGGCCTATTCGGCCATGTTGGATGCGTTTGCGAAGGAACAAG GTTTTGCCTCTGCTGGATATTTGGTTATGGAAGCACAACCAAATATTTGGCCCCCGCTGTGTACAAATGATGTGTCTGCCACCGGACGAAATGCACCACTATAA
- the LOC131329005 gene encoding uncharacterized protein LOC131329005 isoform X1: MFDFLFGWRKASYCKRLITQVQCRLKLVKNKRCSIVRQSRDDVAQLLKDGHEQSAQLLKKVELIVKDESIVAVYDLLDHFCEFIIINLSYIRSHKDCPNNVNEAVSTLIFASARCGDLPELSKIRKLFGERYGQSFALVALELLPGNLVNRQVMENLSITSVPDHVKYKLVDEIARSCLEPAPLALEYYSELELEQQMNKSKGDQVPGRDVQVNCCKSKEHQVHDFSIMEGEGKLVHVDFTSESRNLVIQPCYSHQGSDATTGGSISPVSLPWSVNREDGGRVGNYAHPGSPYESKIPAPSVDKGVGMAIESSSDSSYRLPKEMVGMAMGMAIESSSDSSYRLPKEMVGMAIEFSSDSSYRFPCSSYRLPKEMVGMAIESSSDSSYRLPKKMTRLDDVEEFESTMRKDGNGQDQRLFLFKSPVHFETDRVEDVFDESSVEKCEEWINDKAASRSSRKSRKASGKRQRMRSVSKEGTNVKDVESTMYYGGSLDNSQNENLRYHHRRKHHKRTPPNETRKSLGAQARVGQPCHRVNNGEAGIVHECNLEDPCYFCTSDDKDKCGSRALPKETKKKVGKSGGFGHAPYLLRAMTMPVERSSDCPMVRSNTFAFQQASHIHPKLPDYDELAAKFTALRKANLECKSNQVTSAA; this comes from the exons ATGTTCGATTTCTTGTTTGGATGGAGGAAAGCCTCCTACTG TAAGAGGCTGATAACGCAAGTGCAGTGCCGTCTGAAGCTGGTGAAGAACAAGAGATGCTCGATCGTGAGGCAGTCACGGGACGACGTCGCCCAGCTTCTCAAAGATGGCCATGAACAGAGCGCCCAGCTTCTCAAAAAG GTTGAACTGATCGTCAAGGATGAAAGCATAGTAGCTGTGTATGATCTGCTGGATCATTTCTGTGAATTCATCATCATTAATCTGTCATATATCCGTAGCCACAA GGACTGTCCTAATAATGTCAATGAGGCAGTGTCAACTCTTATATTTGCATCAGCAAGGTGTGGGGATCTGCCCGAGCTTTCGAAGATACGGAAGCTCTTTGGAGAGCGTTATGGTCAGAGCTTCGCCTTGGTTGCTCTCGAATTACTACCCGGGAATCTCGTTAATCGACAG GTTATGGAGAATCTGTCCATAACATCAGTACCAGATCATGTGAAGTACAAATTGGTGGATGAAATAGCCAGGAGTTGCCTCGAGCCAGCGCCTTTGGCACTTGAGTACTACTCGGAGCTGGAGCTAGAGCAG CAGATGAATAAAAGCAAGGGAGATCAAGTTCCAGGACGTGATGTTCAAGTGAATTGCTGCAAAAGTAAAGAACATCAAGTGCATGATTTTAGCATCATGGAGGGAGAAGGAAAGCTTGTGCATGTGGATTTTACATCAGAGAGCAGAAATCTTGTTATTCAACCATGCTACTCTCACCAGGGCTCCGATGCTACCACCGGAGGAAGCATCAGTCCTGTTTCACTGCCTTGGTCTGTGAACCGGGAAGACGGAGGGAGAGTTGGAAACTATGCCCACCCGGGATCTCCATATGAATCAAAAATCCCAGCCCCTTCGGTTGATAAGGGAGTGGGGATGGCTATAGAGTCTTCTTCAGATAGTTCATATCGGTTGCCCAAGGAAATGGTGGGGATGGCTATGGGGATGGCTATAGAGTCTTCTTCAGATAGTTCATATCGGTTGCCCAAGGAAATGGTGGGGATGGCTATAGAGTTTTCTTCAGATAGTTCATATCGGTTTCCTTGTAGTTCATATCGGTTGCCCAAGGAAATGGTGGGGATGGCTATAGAGTCTTCTTCAGATAGTTCATATCGGTTGCCCAAGAAAATGACACGCCTAGATGACGTAGAGGAGTTCGAGTCTACAATGAGAAAAGATGGGAATGGTCAGGATCAACGGCTTTTTCTGTTCAAATCACCGGTTCACTTCGAGACAGATAGGGTTGAAGATGTTTTTGATGAAAGCAGTGTAGAAAAATGTGAAGAATGGATCAATGACAAGGCTGCCTCGAGAAGCTCTAGAAAGAGCAGGAAGGCATCTGGAAAGAGACAGAGGATGAGATCCGTTTCTAAGGAGGGAACAAATGTGAAGGATGTCGAATCTACAATGTACTACGGAGGGTCATTAGATAATTCTCAAAACGAAAATCTCAGATATCATCACCGCCGAAAGCATCACAAGAGGACTCCACCGAATGAAACCCGAAAGTCATTGGGAGCACAAGCAAGAGTAGGCCAACCATGCCACCGTGTCAACAATGGAGAGGCCGGAATTGTCCACGAATGCAACTTGGAAGATCCATGTTATTTCTGCACTAGTGACGACAAAGACAAATGTGGAAGCCGAGCGTTGCCTAAAGAGACTAAAAAGAAAGTTGGGAAATCAGGTGGATTTGGTCATGCCCCTTACCTCCTAAGGGCCATGACCATGCCTGTTGAAAGATCAAGCGATTGTCCCATGGTAAGGTCGAATACGTTCGCGTTTCAACAGGCTAGTCACATCCATCCTAAGCTGCCGGACTACGATGAGTTAGCAGCGAAGTTCACGGCTCTGAGGAAAGCAAATCTGGAATGCAAGAGCAACCAAGTTACTTCAGCAGCATGA
- the LOC131329005 gene encoding uncharacterized protein LOC131329005 isoform X4 produces the protein MFDFLFGWRKASYCKRLITQVQCRLKLVKNKRCSIVRQSRDDVAQLLKDGHEQSAQLLKKVELIVKDESIVAVYDLLDHFCEFIIINLSYIRSHKDCPNNVNEAVSTLIFASARCGDLPELSKIRKLFGERYGQSFALVALELLPGNLVNRQVMENLSITSVPDHVKYKLVDEIARSCLEPAPLALEYYSELELEQMNKSKGVHDFSIMEGEGKLVHVDFTSESRNLVIQPCYSHQGSDATTGGSISPVSLPWSVNREDGGRVGNYAHPGSPYESKIPAPSVDKGVGMAIESSSDSSYRLPKEMVGMAMGMAIESSSDSSYRLPKEMVGMAIEFSSDSSYRFPCSSYRLPKEMVGMAIESSSDSSYRLPKKMTRLDDVEEFESTMRKDGNGQDQRLFLFKSPVHFETDRVEDVFDESSVEKCEEWINDKAASRSSRKSRKASGKRQRMRSVSKEGTNVKDVESTMYYGGSLDNSQNENLRYHHRRKHHKRTPPNETRKSLGAQARVGQPCHRVNNGEAGIVHECNLEDPCYFCTSDDKDKCGSRALPKETKKKVGKSGGFGHAPYLLRAMTMPVERSSDCPMVRSNTFAFQQASHIHPKLPDYDELAAKFTALRKANLECKSNQVTSAA, from the exons ATGTTCGATTTCTTGTTTGGATGGAGGAAAGCCTCCTACTG TAAGAGGCTGATAACGCAAGTGCAGTGCCGTCTGAAGCTGGTGAAGAACAAGAGATGCTCGATCGTGAGGCAGTCACGGGACGACGTCGCCCAGCTTCTCAAAGATGGCCATGAACAGAGCGCCCAGCTTCTCAAAAAG GTTGAACTGATCGTCAAGGATGAAAGCATAGTAGCTGTGTATGATCTGCTGGATCATTTCTGTGAATTCATCATCATTAATCTGTCATATATCCGTAGCCACAA GGACTGTCCTAATAATGTCAATGAGGCAGTGTCAACTCTTATATTTGCATCAGCAAGGTGTGGGGATCTGCCCGAGCTTTCGAAGATACGGAAGCTCTTTGGAGAGCGTTATGGTCAGAGCTTCGCCTTGGTTGCTCTCGAATTACTACCCGGGAATCTCGTTAATCGACAG GTTATGGAGAATCTGTCCATAACATCAGTACCAGATCATGTGAAGTACAAATTGGTGGATGAAATAGCCAGGAGTTGCCTCGAGCCAGCGCCTTTGGCACTTGAGTACTACTCGGAGCTGGAGCTAGAGCAG ATGAATAAAAGCAAGGGAG TGCATGATTTTAGCATCATGGAGGGAGAAGGAAAGCTTGTGCATGTGGATTTTACATCAGAGAGCAGAAATCTTGTTATTCAACCATGCTACTCTCACCAGGGCTCCGATGCTACCACCGGAGGAAGCATCAGTCCTGTTTCACTGCCTTGGTCTGTGAACCGGGAAGACGGAGGGAGAGTTGGAAACTATGCCCACCCGGGATCTCCATATGAATCAAAAATCCCAGCCCCTTCGGTTGATAAGGGAGTGGGGATGGCTATAGAGTCTTCTTCAGATAGTTCATATCGGTTGCCCAAGGAAATGGTGGGGATGGCTATGGGGATGGCTATAGAGTCTTCTTCAGATAGTTCATATCGGTTGCCCAAGGAAATGGTGGGGATGGCTATAGAGTTTTCTTCAGATAGTTCATATCGGTTTCCTTGTAGTTCATATCGGTTGCCCAAGGAAATGGTGGGGATGGCTATAGAGTCTTCTTCAGATAGTTCATATCGGTTGCCCAAGAAAATGACACGCCTAGATGACGTAGAGGAGTTCGAGTCTACAATGAGAAAAGATGGGAATGGTCAGGATCAACGGCTTTTTCTGTTCAAATCACCGGTTCACTTCGAGACAGATAGGGTTGAAGATGTTTTTGATGAAAGCAGTGTAGAAAAATGTGAAGAATGGATCAATGACAAGGCTGCCTCGAGAAGCTCTAGAAAGAGCAGGAAGGCATCTGGAAAGAGACAGAGGATGAGATCCGTTTCTAAGGAGGGAACAAATGTGAAGGATGTCGAATCTACAATGTACTACGGAGGGTCATTAGATAATTCTCAAAACGAAAATCTCAGATATCATCACCGCCGAAAGCATCACAAGAGGACTCCACCGAATGAAACCCGAAAGTCATTGGGAGCACAAGCAAGAGTAGGCCAACCATGCCACCGTGTCAACAATGGAGAGGCCGGAATTGTCCACGAATGCAACTTGGAAGATCCATGTTATTTCTGCACTAGTGACGACAAAGACAAATGTGGAAGCCGAGCGTTGCCTAAAGAGACTAAAAAGAAAGTTGGGAAATCAGGTGGATTTGGTCATGCCCCTTACCTCCTAAGGGCCATGACCATGCCTGTTGAAAGATCAAGCGATTGTCCCATGGTAAGGTCGAATACGTTCGCGTTTCAACAGGCTAGTCACATCCATCCTAAGCTGCCGGACTACGATGAGTTAGCAGCGAAGTTCACGGCTCTGAGGAAAGCAAATCTGGAATGCAAGAGCAACCAAGTTACTTCAGCAGCATGA
- the LOC131329005 gene encoding uncharacterized protein LOC131329005 isoform X3 gives MFDFLFGWRKASYCKRLITQVQCRLKLVKNKRCSIVRQSRDDVAQLLKDGHEQSAQLLKKVELIVKDESIVAVYDLLDHFCEFIIINLSYIRSHKDCPNNVNEAVSTLIFASARCGDLPELSKIRKLFGERYGQSFALVALELLPGNLVNRQVMENLSITSVPDHVKYKLVDEIARSCLEPAPLALEYYSELELEQQMNKSKGVHDFSIMEGEGKLVHVDFTSESRNLVIQPCYSHQGSDATTGGSISPVSLPWSVNREDGGRVGNYAHPGSPYESKIPAPSVDKGVGMAIESSSDSSYRLPKEMVGMAMGMAIESSSDSSYRLPKEMVGMAIEFSSDSSYRFPCSSYRLPKEMVGMAIESSSDSSYRLPKKMTRLDDVEEFESTMRKDGNGQDQRLFLFKSPVHFETDRVEDVFDESSVEKCEEWINDKAASRSSRKSRKASGKRQRMRSVSKEGTNVKDVESTMYYGGSLDNSQNENLRYHHRRKHHKRTPPNETRKSLGAQARVGQPCHRVNNGEAGIVHECNLEDPCYFCTSDDKDKCGSRALPKETKKKVGKSGGFGHAPYLLRAMTMPVERSSDCPMVRSNTFAFQQASHIHPKLPDYDELAAKFTALRKANLECKSNQVTSAA, from the exons ATGTTCGATTTCTTGTTTGGATGGAGGAAAGCCTCCTACTG TAAGAGGCTGATAACGCAAGTGCAGTGCCGTCTGAAGCTGGTGAAGAACAAGAGATGCTCGATCGTGAGGCAGTCACGGGACGACGTCGCCCAGCTTCTCAAAGATGGCCATGAACAGAGCGCCCAGCTTCTCAAAAAG GTTGAACTGATCGTCAAGGATGAAAGCATAGTAGCTGTGTATGATCTGCTGGATCATTTCTGTGAATTCATCATCATTAATCTGTCATATATCCGTAGCCACAA GGACTGTCCTAATAATGTCAATGAGGCAGTGTCAACTCTTATATTTGCATCAGCAAGGTGTGGGGATCTGCCCGAGCTTTCGAAGATACGGAAGCTCTTTGGAGAGCGTTATGGTCAGAGCTTCGCCTTGGTTGCTCTCGAATTACTACCCGGGAATCTCGTTAATCGACAG GTTATGGAGAATCTGTCCATAACATCAGTACCAGATCATGTGAAGTACAAATTGGTGGATGAAATAGCCAGGAGTTGCCTCGAGCCAGCGCCTTTGGCACTTGAGTACTACTCGGAGCTGGAGCTAGAGCAG CAGATGAATAAAAGCAAGGGAG TGCATGATTTTAGCATCATGGAGGGAGAAGGAAAGCTTGTGCATGTGGATTTTACATCAGAGAGCAGAAATCTTGTTATTCAACCATGCTACTCTCACCAGGGCTCCGATGCTACCACCGGAGGAAGCATCAGTCCTGTTTCACTGCCTTGGTCTGTGAACCGGGAAGACGGAGGGAGAGTTGGAAACTATGCCCACCCGGGATCTCCATATGAATCAAAAATCCCAGCCCCTTCGGTTGATAAGGGAGTGGGGATGGCTATAGAGTCTTCTTCAGATAGTTCATATCGGTTGCCCAAGGAAATGGTGGGGATGGCTATGGGGATGGCTATAGAGTCTTCTTCAGATAGTTCATATCGGTTGCCCAAGGAAATGGTGGGGATGGCTATAGAGTTTTCTTCAGATAGTTCATATCGGTTTCCTTGTAGTTCATATCGGTTGCCCAAGGAAATGGTGGGGATGGCTATAGAGTCTTCTTCAGATAGTTCATATCGGTTGCCCAAGAAAATGACACGCCTAGATGACGTAGAGGAGTTCGAGTCTACAATGAGAAAAGATGGGAATGGTCAGGATCAACGGCTTTTTCTGTTCAAATCACCGGTTCACTTCGAGACAGATAGGGTTGAAGATGTTTTTGATGAAAGCAGTGTAGAAAAATGTGAAGAATGGATCAATGACAAGGCTGCCTCGAGAAGCTCTAGAAAGAGCAGGAAGGCATCTGGAAAGAGACAGAGGATGAGATCCGTTTCTAAGGAGGGAACAAATGTGAAGGATGTCGAATCTACAATGTACTACGGAGGGTCATTAGATAATTCTCAAAACGAAAATCTCAGATATCATCACCGCCGAAAGCATCACAAGAGGACTCCACCGAATGAAACCCGAAAGTCATTGGGAGCACAAGCAAGAGTAGGCCAACCATGCCACCGTGTCAACAATGGAGAGGCCGGAATTGTCCACGAATGCAACTTGGAAGATCCATGTTATTTCTGCACTAGTGACGACAAAGACAAATGTGGAAGCCGAGCGTTGCCTAAAGAGACTAAAAAGAAAGTTGGGAAATCAGGTGGATTTGGTCATGCCCCTTACCTCCTAAGGGCCATGACCATGCCTGTTGAAAGATCAAGCGATTGTCCCATGGTAAGGTCGAATACGTTCGCGTTTCAACAGGCTAGTCACATCCATCCTAAGCTGCCGGACTACGATGAGTTAGCAGCGAAGTTCACGGCTCTGAGGAAAGCAAATCTGGAATGCAAGAGCAACCAAGTTACTTCAGCAGCATGA
- the LOC131329005 gene encoding uncharacterized protein LOC131329005 isoform X2, with amino-acid sequence MFDFLFGWRKASYCKRLITQVQCRLKLVKNKRCSIVRQSRDDVAQLLKDGHEQSAQLLKKVELIVKDESIVAVYDLLDHFCEFIIINLSYIRSHKDCPNNVNEAVSTLIFASARCGDLPELSKIRKLFGERYGQSFALVALELLPGNLVNRQVMENLSITSVPDHVKYKLVDEIARSCLEPAPLALEYYSELELEQMNKSKGDQVPGRDVQVNCCKSKEHQVHDFSIMEGEGKLVHVDFTSESRNLVIQPCYSHQGSDATTGGSISPVSLPWSVNREDGGRVGNYAHPGSPYESKIPAPSVDKGVGMAIESSSDSSYRLPKEMVGMAMGMAIESSSDSSYRLPKEMVGMAIEFSSDSSYRFPCSSYRLPKEMVGMAIESSSDSSYRLPKKMTRLDDVEEFESTMRKDGNGQDQRLFLFKSPVHFETDRVEDVFDESSVEKCEEWINDKAASRSSRKSRKASGKRQRMRSVSKEGTNVKDVESTMYYGGSLDNSQNENLRYHHRRKHHKRTPPNETRKSLGAQARVGQPCHRVNNGEAGIVHECNLEDPCYFCTSDDKDKCGSRALPKETKKKVGKSGGFGHAPYLLRAMTMPVERSSDCPMVRSNTFAFQQASHIHPKLPDYDELAAKFTALRKANLECKSNQVTSAA; translated from the exons ATGTTCGATTTCTTGTTTGGATGGAGGAAAGCCTCCTACTG TAAGAGGCTGATAACGCAAGTGCAGTGCCGTCTGAAGCTGGTGAAGAACAAGAGATGCTCGATCGTGAGGCAGTCACGGGACGACGTCGCCCAGCTTCTCAAAGATGGCCATGAACAGAGCGCCCAGCTTCTCAAAAAG GTTGAACTGATCGTCAAGGATGAAAGCATAGTAGCTGTGTATGATCTGCTGGATCATTTCTGTGAATTCATCATCATTAATCTGTCATATATCCGTAGCCACAA GGACTGTCCTAATAATGTCAATGAGGCAGTGTCAACTCTTATATTTGCATCAGCAAGGTGTGGGGATCTGCCCGAGCTTTCGAAGATACGGAAGCTCTTTGGAGAGCGTTATGGTCAGAGCTTCGCCTTGGTTGCTCTCGAATTACTACCCGGGAATCTCGTTAATCGACAG GTTATGGAGAATCTGTCCATAACATCAGTACCAGATCATGTGAAGTACAAATTGGTGGATGAAATAGCCAGGAGTTGCCTCGAGCCAGCGCCTTTGGCACTTGAGTACTACTCGGAGCTGGAGCTAGAGCAG ATGAATAAAAGCAAGGGAGATCAAGTTCCAGGACGTGATGTTCAAGTGAATTGCTGCAAAAGTAAAGAACATCAAGTGCATGATTTTAGCATCATGGAGGGAGAAGGAAAGCTTGTGCATGTGGATTTTACATCAGAGAGCAGAAATCTTGTTATTCAACCATGCTACTCTCACCAGGGCTCCGATGCTACCACCGGAGGAAGCATCAGTCCTGTTTCACTGCCTTGGTCTGTGAACCGGGAAGACGGAGGGAGAGTTGGAAACTATGCCCACCCGGGATCTCCATATGAATCAAAAATCCCAGCCCCTTCGGTTGATAAGGGAGTGGGGATGGCTATAGAGTCTTCTTCAGATAGTTCATATCGGTTGCCCAAGGAAATGGTGGGGATGGCTATGGGGATGGCTATAGAGTCTTCTTCAGATAGTTCATATCGGTTGCCCAAGGAAATGGTGGGGATGGCTATAGAGTTTTCTTCAGATAGTTCATATCGGTTTCCTTGTAGTTCATATCGGTTGCCCAAGGAAATGGTGGGGATGGCTATAGAGTCTTCTTCAGATAGTTCATATCGGTTGCCCAAGAAAATGACACGCCTAGATGACGTAGAGGAGTTCGAGTCTACAATGAGAAAAGATGGGAATGGTCAGGATCAACGGCTTTTTCTGTTCAAATCACCGGTTCACTTCGAGACAGATAGGGTTGAAGATGTTTTTGATGAAAGCAGTGTAGAAAAATGTGAAGAATGGATCAATGACAAGGCTGCCTCGAGAAGCTCTAGAAAGAGCAGGAAGGCATCTGGAAAGAGACAGAGGATGAGATCCGTTTCTAAGGAGGGAACAAATGTGAAGGATGTCGAATCTACAATGTACTACGGAGGGTCATTAGATAATTCTCAAAACGAAAATCTCAGATATCATCACCGCCGAAAGCATCACAAGAGGACTCCACCGAATGAAACCCGAAAGTCATTGGGAGCACAAGCAAGAGTAGGCCAACCATGCCACCGTGTCAACAATGGAGAGGCCGGAATTGTCCACGAATGCAACTTGGAAGATCCATGTTATTTCTGCACTAGTGACGACAAAGACAAATGTGGAAGCCGAGCGTTGCCTAAAGAGACTAAAAAGAAAGTTGGGAAATCAGGTGGATTTGGTCATGCCCCTTACCTCCTAAGGGCCATGACCATGCCTGTTGAAAGATCAAGCGATTGTCCCATGGTAAGGTCGAATACGTTCGCGTTTCAACAGGCTAGTCACATCCATCCTAAGCTGCCGGACTACGATGAGTTAGCAGCGAAGTTCACGGCTCTGAGGAAAGCAAATCTGGAATGCAAGAGCAACCAAGTTACTTCAGCAGCATGA